The genomic window TAAACGATAATTTATTCGGCAATGCCTTGTTTGCGCAATGCCTGACGGAAAAGACCATTTCATTGTGAAACGAGGGTTTCATATGTTGAATATCGTTTGCAAAATCAGATACCAGGTAAACGACTGGATACTGGCGAGTCATATAGCCAAATATTTACCTGAATTAATCGCGCATATTCTTCATGGTATTTCACCAATACAGACAAAAAACAGATAGTTTTTGACCTCACGGGTTTTTTCCTTATAATAGCGTAATATCATAGCGCGGCACAGCCGCAACCAAATTTCCTTTATGAAAGCGGGGAGATTGCTTCGGAAAAGGCCCTCGCAATGACAGCGACCATGCACTTTGATGGCACACGGCACGTTGTCATTGCGAGTGAAGCGAAGCAATCTTTCACTCATAAAAAACGGTACCTCCTGAAAGGGGTTTGTGAAAAAACTTACAGAAAAAAGAAGTTTTTATACAGTAATACTATATGAGCATATGAGATTTGCAGTATTTGGAATGACGGTCAACGCCTGTTTGAGCATGGTGAATGAGTAACGAGCAGCCTGAAACGTTTGGTAGCCAGGCCTTAATGTTTCCATTTCAAGTGGTTCAAGCTGATGCGGCACGGCAGTATTCGTTTGTCAGGAGTATAAAGGAATATGATTTATACAAAAGAGTCGATCAAAGAACTTATTTCGAATAAACTGAAAGATTATAAGCTTATCGTTGTCTCAAATCGCGAACCTTACATACACTACTATGCAGGCGAAGAGATTAAATACATCATTCCGGCCAGCGGGATGGTCACGGCGCTGGATCCCATTATCCGGGCTGAAGGAGGAACATGGATCGCCCATGGCAGCGGTGACGCCGACAAGGAAGTGGTAGACGGCAAAGATTGTATTGCCGTTCCGCCTGATAATCCCCAGTATACTCTCCGGCGGGTTTGGCTCACCCATGAGGAGGAAGAGCAGTTTTATTACGGCTTTTCCAATGAGGCGCTGTGGCCGCTTTGCCATATTGTGTACGTTAAGCCAAAATTTCAGGAGACGGATTGGCTTGCCTACAAATCGGTGAATCAGAAATTTGCCAATGTGATTCTGGAAGAAGTCGGAAATGACAAGGCCTTCGTTTTCATCCAGGATTACCATTTTACCTTGCTTCCCAGGATGCTTAAGGAAAGCAGGCCTGACCTGCTGGTGGCTCAGTTCTGGCATATCCCGTGGCCAAACCGGGAGGCATTCCGCATATGCCCGTGGGGTCAGGAAATTCTGGAGGGGCTCCTGGGAAATGACCTCCTGGGATTCCACATCCAGTACCACTGCAACAATTTTCTCGATACCATCGATAGAAATCTGGAGTCAAAGATTGATTATAGTAAATTTACCGCCACAAAGGGCGGTAAGGTTACTCATGTTCGGCCATTCCCTATCAGTATTGACTTTGAGGAGTTGAGTGTGCGGGCACGGAGCGTGGAAGTTGAAAATGAAATGATGCGGGTGAAAAAGGAACTGGGTTTAAAGAATCAGATCATAGGCGTGGGTTTGGACCGCGTTGATTACACCAAGGGCATTCCGGAAAGATTCAAAGCCATCGACAGATTCCTTGAACGATATCCGGAATACAAAGGGCGATTTACCTTCATACAAGCGGGAACCATTAGCCGCATACAAATCGACGATTATCGTAATTATAATGATATTATCTACGATCTCATGGTAGAGATTAATCATAAATACCACAGCGGGAGATGGACACCCCTTCGGTTGCTGAAATCGCACTTTAACCGCATAAACATACAAGCGCTGTACCGGTTGTCGGACATCTGTATCGTGAGCTCATTGCACGATGGCATGAATCTGGTTGCCAAGGAGTTTATCGCCACACGGTTCGATGAGTCGGGGGTATTGCTTCTCAGCCGGTTTACCGGCGCAGCCGAAGAACTCACGGGCAGCATTCAAATCAATCCTTACGCTACCGACACCTTTGCCGAGGCGATAAAGGCCGCCATCGAAATGCCTCCCGATGAGAAAAAGAAACGGATGCAACGTATGAGGGAACAGGTGCTTGAGCACAATGTTTACAATTGGGGGCAGAGTATTGTGAACGAACTCATCAAATTAGACCAATGAAATATGCATTTGACCATCTTCAGGCTATCCGGGAACTGCTCCTGGCGCATGATAAAATAACCCTTTTGACCGACTTTGACGGCACTTTAACGCCTATCCAGGAACATCCAGACCTTGCTATCCTTTCAGAGGATATACGGCAAATTTTATTAAAGTTTTCTCAGAGCAGGATATTCTTTCTTGGGATTATAACGGGCCGTTCGCTCCGGCAGATAAAAAAACTGGTAAATATTCCCAAAATACTGTATGCCGCCAATCATGGAATTGAACTGGAGGGACCAGGTATACGGTTCAGCTGCGCTGAGGCGAAAAAGGCACGGTACAACCTCTGGCATGTCTATATGAGGCTTTTTAACGCCCTGAGGCATATTGAAGGGATATACCTGGAGGATAAAGGATATGCCGTTAGTTTACATTACCGCCTGGTCAAAAAGGCGCGTGACACGGAATTCGTAACAAAGACTCTCGACAGTATTATAAAACCCTACCTTGAAAAAAAGATCCTGTCCCTGTGTACGGGAAAGATGGTTTACGAGATACGGCCGCCGGTAACGTGGAACAAGGCGACTACGATTCAGTGGTTGCTGACCAATTATCTTCCTTTAGCATTCAGCGGGGATGCCCTTCTTGTTTATCTCGGTGATGATCAGGCAGATATTGAAGTGTTTACCGCCCTGAGCGGGAAAAAGCTGACGATCTTTGTTGGTACGCCAACCGACACATCCGCGGCTGATTATTATGTCCATTCCCCGGAAGAGGTAAAATCTTTTTTAGAATTTCTCTATAAACAAAAGGATGAGGGCCACCATGATCTCCTTACCGAAGGCAAAAGAGCCATTTAAATTCTATACACAAACCCATATACCTGAACTTACCGGACTCAGGGCGAGCAATCTGCAGGAACTGCTTGCCGTTATAAAAACCGTCCCCGGCTCTGTTATTTACTACCACACCCATCGTTTTCTCCAGCAACACCAATATCTCTCACCAGAACCCCCCAATGACTTTGCTTACTGGATTACGGGTATCATAGGCGAAGAGGAGCTTGGGGAATCATTGTATAGTATCGATACCATTCAATACACAACCATCCGTGAGCTTCGGGACGAGATTATTCGTACGATCGAGGATTACATAAAAAAATATCCCCGATCGCTTCAAAGATTTACGATACCCGGAGATGAGTTCCATTTTATAAAATCGGTTAGCTTTATTTATCAAACGCCTTATACCGCATCAGACCTCAAGGAATTTCAGGCTGCATTGCAGAGGGTAACGCTGGAATCTATCTATTTTCATATGTTTGAGGCAAGGCTTCGTATCGGGAAGGGCATCAACGATTTTTCAAAATGGCTTGAAGACGGTTTGGCAGAAAGCAAGCTGGCAAACAAAATCGCCGCCCTTGATCCGTACACCCACACAACGGAAAATCTCCGGTTTACACTGGTAAAATTAATTGAAAAACAGATTGTTGATCATATGAAAAAACCGCAAGAAACAGAGATTATTCTTTCTAATCCGAACGAGTCGGAAAAGGCAAAATCTGGGACACAAAATTCGTAAGTCAAGTCTGTCAGGGTTTAAAACCCTGACAGAGGTTCTCTCGTTCATAATGCAGCACAGCCGCGACCAAAAAAGTTCAACCACAAAGAACGCAAGGTTTTACACAAAGATCACAAAGAAAAGATTACAGAAAAAAGAAGTTTTTGGAGAGTGATACTATAGTGCGCGTTTTGAGTGTATGATGTAACTTTCCATACAAAACAAAAAAATCGTTAGAATAAAAGCCTCTGCCCGCTTCACATAAATGCGAATTCATGACGGGCAAGGCTGGGGAGGAGGGGGCAATCGTTATCCGTGCAATCCCCGAAATAAACAGGGCGCTGCCGCCCGTCTGTGATATGGCGATAGAGGCACAGGCAATCATGTTTTATATGATGAAAGATGGAATGAATTTCGTCGGCGCTGCAAAAACTTGAAAAACGTACCCCGTATCAAATGCTGATATGGAAAAGCGAATCCCGCCGAACAACATGAGGAAATGGTCTCAGAGGCGATAAAAAGCTTTATGGAAAAAGTAATGAAGGATAAAGAATAATGCCAAAGATTACCGAGTATGAACCGATTGTGGGTCCAAACACCATTGAAGAGTTGCGGTTGCTGGCCGGCAAACTCCAGGGAAAGATAATTCAGAACGTCAATTCCACGGCAGTGGGTGGCGGTGTGGCGGAAATCCTCAATCACATGGTGCCCTTATTGCAGGAATTGGGGGTGGACGCCCGATGGGATTTTATTAAAGGCGGTGAGAGCTTCTTCAATGCCACAAAAAAATTTCATAATGCCTTGCACGGAAAACCAGAGGAAATTACCCCGCACATGTTCGAAACCTTTATGGAAACCAGTCAGAGGAATATTGACGAGGTGAAAATGTATGGAGACGTTATGCTTATCCATGATCCTCAGCCCATTGCTCTGGTTAAAAAAAAGGACTCCATGCCCGGCAGCAAGTGGATCTGGCGATGTCATATTGACGTCTCAACACCCAACAAACAAGTATGGGATTTTCTGGCGTCATTTATCCATCAA from Candidatus Brocadia sp. includes these protein-coding regions:
- a CDS encoding DUF5752 family protein, whose amino-acid sequence is MISLPKAKEPFKFYTQTHIPELTGLRASNLQELLAVIKTVPGSVIYYHTHRFLQQHQYLSPEPPNDFAYWITGIIGEEELGESLYSIDTIQYTTIRELRDEIIRTIEDYIKKYPRSLQRFTIPGDEFHFIKSVSFIYQTPYTASDLKEFQAALQRVTLESIYFHMFEARLRIGKGINDFSKWLEDGLAESKLANKIAALDPYTHTTENLRFTLVKLIEKQIVDHMKKPQETEIILSNPNESEKAKSGTQNS
- the otsB gene encoding trehalose-phosphatase: MKYAFDHLQAIRELLLAHDKITLLTDFDGTLTPIQEHPDLAILSEDIRQILLKFSQSRIFFLGIITGRSLRQIKKLVNIPKILYAANHGIELEGPGIRFSCAEAKKARYNLWHVYMRLFNALRHIEGIYLEDKGYAVSLHYRLVKKARDTEFVTKTLDSIIKPYLEKKILSLCTGKMVYEIRPPVTWNKATTIQWLLTNYLPLAFSGDALLVYLGDDQADIEVFTALSGKKLTIFVGTPTDTSAADYYVHSPEEVKSFLEFLYKQKDEGHHDLLTEGKRAI
- a CDS encoding trehalose-6-phosphate synthase; translation: MIYTKESIKELISNKLKDYKLIVVSNREPYIHYYAGEEIKYIIPASGMVTALDPIIRAEGGTWIAHGSGDADKEVVDGKDCIAVPPDNPQYTLRRVWLTHEEEEQFYYGFSNEALWPLCHIVYVKPKFQETDWLAYKSVNQKFANVILEEVGNDKAFVFIQDYHFTLLPRMLKESRPDLLVAQFWHIPWPNREAFRICPWGQEILEGLLGNDLLGFHIQYHCNNFLDTIDRNLESKIDYSKFTATKGGKVTHVRPFPISIDFEELSVRARSVEVENEMMRVKKELGLKNQIIGVGLDRVDYTKGIPERFKAIDRFLERYPEYKGRFTFIQAGTISRIQIDDYRNYNDIIYDLMVEINHKYHSGRWTPLRLLKSHFNRINIQALYRLSDICIVSSLHDGMNLVAKEFIATRFDESGVLLLSRFTGAAEELTGSIQINPYATDTFAEAIKAAIEMPPDEKKKRMQRMREQVLEHNVYNWGQSIVNELIKLDQ